In Candidatus Eisenbacteria bacterium, the genomic stretch CGAGACTCGGGAAGCGCGAGCAACGCGACGGGAACGTCCAGAATCTCCGCCACTTCCCGTGGATCGGGTCGCCACTGTTCGGGAGGACGAATGCGTCCGAGCACGGGAACGATCACGAATCCCGAAGCGCGGGTCTCGATCTCTGGAAAGGTCGCGAGCACTTCCACCCGGCCGGGCTCGAGGCCGATCTCCTCGTGAGCTTCGCGCAGCGCGGTCTCGACGGGAGTCCGGTCGCCGGGATCGCTGCGCCCTCCAGGGAACGCGATCTGACCGCCGTGCCGTCCGCGCTCGGCTCTCCGGATCAGCACCAGGCGGACCTCTCCGCTCGGCGCCCGATAGACGGGCACCAGCACTGCCGCCATGTCCGCCGAGCGTTGCTCGCCCAGGAACGGCCGTGAACCACCTTCTCGCATGGGCGGAGTCTACGGGGACCTGGCCTTCCTACAGCAATCGTCGCGAGCGGAAGCTCACGGTGCCGCGCGACGCGACGATGACGTGGTCGAGCACGCCGATTCCGACCAGCTCTCCGACCTCGCTGAGCCGGCGCGTGATGCCGAGGTCTTCTTCGCTCGGCTCCGGGTCGCCGCTCGGGTGGTTGTGCACGAGCACCACGCTGGCCGCGGCGTGCAGGATGGCCGGCCGGAACACCTCGCGGGGATGGACGATCGATGCGTTCAGGCTTCCAATCGAGACCGTCTCCCGGCACTGGATCTCGTGGCGGGCGTTGAGCAGCAGGACGACGAAGTGCTCACGCCGTGCTCGGGCCAGGTCGGGCACGTGGGCGAGAACGTCTTCAGGTCCCCGGATCGGCCCGCCGGAGACCGGCGCCCTGGCCGCCCTTCTGCCCAGCTCGAACGCGGCGACCAGCGCGGCTGCCCGGGCCGCCCCCACGCCAGGAATCCGCATCCATCGCGCGGGCGGCCACTCCGCGAGCTCGCCGGGGCGGGTGCGCGCCAGCAGCCGGCCTACGCCGATGGCGCTCCGACCCGGCGTCCCGCTGCCCACGATCAGCGCCAGCAGCTCCGCGTCGGCCAGGGCGGCGGCGCCCACGTCGCGTAGCCGCTCGCGAGGCCGCGGGCGCGCGGTGCTTCGCGACCCTTTTCCCGAGCCCCCCTCTTCGGCCATAATCCCCCGTTCACGATCCACGTCCCACCCGTCCGACCCGCGCCGACCCCCGAGGGAGCCTTGAAGCCCGTAAAGACATTGCCCCACAGCACACGCCGTGCCGTCCTGACTCTCGGCATCCTCGTGTTCGTCCTCGTCCCCTTCGGCTCGCACGCGCAGCGGGTGCAGAAGGCCGCCGACGTCCTCGACGGCTCCGGCTTGGTGAATTACATGACGCGCCCGACGTTCACCGTGGGCTCCTGGGTCAAGTACCACACGAGGGGAAGCAGTGAACAAGGTTTCAAGGACGACTACACCGTGACGATCTTGGTCGGCGGCGAGGAGGTCTGGTGGGGAGAGCCGTGCTTCTGGATCGAGACGCGCACCAAGAAGGCCGGTGACCGGGAGCGGGTCACCGCGTCGCTCGTTTCCTATGCCGCATTCGGCGACACGATGGCGGAAAAGCACCTCATGTGGTTCATCCGCAAGACCATCAATGGAATGAAACCCGACGGCACTCCCGACATCGGGCTCTATACCCGCGGAAAGAACGAGATTCAGCTGCGGCGGGTGAACTGGGAAAAGGACGACAACGGACCGACATCGATCGACAGCCTTGGCGCCGAGACCGTGACCGTTCCCGCCGGAACGTTCGATACGCGCAAGGTGGTTCGCCGCTACGTCAATGCCGAGACGGCGGAGCTCGGTGACAGCACCACCTACTACGAACGGCGGCTCGATCGGACCTCATACCTGACGCCCAAGGTTCCGATCACGAATCTGGCCCTCGTGGACGTCGACGACCACCAGAAGGGCAAGACCTGGATGGCCGGGAAGTTCGACAAGGGCCCGCTGAATACCCTGGAGCGGGCACGCGGGAGGACCGAGCTGATCGAGATGGGCTCGACGGGGCTCACCGCCCTGCTGGTGCCGGCCGACAAGCGCAAGCCGATCGACCGCAAGGTCATCGAGGCGACGCTCGCCGAATACGCCACGGGGACGCCGCCTTTGCCGAAGCGCCCCTCGAACCGCTGAAACGCCGCTCTAACCGAACAACCCGCGCGCGAAGGCCTCGGGGTCGAACGGCGCCCAGTCGTCGACTCCCTCGCCCACGCCCACCAGGCTGATCGGCAGCTCCAGCTCGACCGCGATCGACAGCACGGCCCCTCCGCGAGCGGTGCCATCCAGCTTGTTGATGGCGAGGCTCGTGAGCGGCACGGCCCGGTGGAACTCGCGCGCCTGAGCCACCGCGTTC encodes the following:
- a CDS encoding CoA pyrophosphatase; protein product: MREGGSRPFLGEQRSADMAAVLVPVYRAPSGEVRLVLIRRAERGRHGGQIAFPGGRSDPGDRTPVETALREAHEEIGLEPGRVEVLATFPEIETRASGFVIVPVLGRIRPPEQWRPDPREVAEILDVPVALLALPESR
- the radC gene encoding DNA repair protein RadC, with protein sequence MAEEGGSGKGSRSTARPRPRERLRDVGAAALADAELLALIVGSGTPGRSAIGVGRLLARTRPGELAEWPPARWMRIPGVGAARAAALVAAFELGRRAARAPVSGGPIRGPEDVLAHVPDLARARREHFVVLLLNARHEIQCRETVSIGSLNASIVHPREVFRPAILHAAASVVLVHNHPSGDPEPSEEDLGITRRLSEVGELVGIGVLDHVIVASRGTVSFRSRRLL